The following proteins are co-located in the Sardina pilchardus chromosome 24, fSarPil1.1, whole genome shotgun sequence genome:
- the LOC134072403 gene encoding tubulin beta chain, producing MREIVHLQAGQCGNQIGAKFWEVISDEHGIDPTGTYHGDSDLQLDRISVYYNEATGGKYVPRAILVDLEPGTMDSVRSGPFGQIFRPDNFVFGQSGAGNNWAKGHYTEGAELVDSVLDVVRKEAESCDCLQGFQLTHSLGGGTGSGMGTLLISKIREEYPDRIMNTFSVVPSPKVSDTVVEPYNATLSVHQLVENTDETYCIDNEALYDICFRTLKLTTPTYGDLNHLVSATMSGVTTCLRFPGQLNADLRKLAVNMVPFPRLHFFMPGFAPLTSRGSQQYRALTVPELTQQVFDAKNMMAACDPRHGRYLTVAAVFRGRMSMKEVDEQMLNVQNKNSSYFVEWIPNNVKTAVCDIPPRGLKMAVTFIGNSTAIQELFKRISEQFTAMFRRKAFLHWYTGEGMDEMEFTEAESNMNDLVSEYQQYQDATAEEEGEFEEEVEEDA from the exons ATGAGGGAGATTGTGCACTTACAGGCTGGCCAGTGCGGCAATCAAATTGGAGCAAAG TTCTGGGAGGTGATCAGCGACGAGCATGGCATCGACCCCACTGGCACTTACCACGGCGACAGCGACCTTCAGCTGGACCGGATCAGCGTGTACTATAACGAAGCCACAG GTGGAAAGTATGTGCCCAGAGCCATCCTGGTCGACCTGGAGCCCGGCACCATGGACTCCGTCCGGTCAGGACCCTTCGGACAGATCTTCAGACCCGACAACTTTGTGTTTG GTCAGAGCGGTGCCGGCAATAACTGGGCCAAGGGCCACTACACCGAGGGGGCCGAGCTGGTGGACTCGGTCCTGGATGTGGTGAGGAAGGAGGCCGAGAGCTGCGATTGCCTGCAGGGCTTCCAGCTGACGCACTCCCTGGGGGGCGGCACGGGCTCGGGCATGGGCACGCTGCTCATCAGCAAGATCCGCGAGGAGTACCCCGACCGCATCATGAACACCTTCAGCGTGGTGCCCTCGCCCAAGGTGTCGGACACGGTCGTGGAGCCCTACAACGCCACGCTGTCCGTCCATCAGCTGGTGGAGAACACGGACGAGACCTACTGCATCGACAATGAGGCGCTGTACGACATCTGCTTCCGCACGCTCAAGCTGACCACGCCCACGTACGGCGACCTCAACCACCTGGTGTCGGCCACCATGAGCGGAGTGACCACCTGCCTCCGTTTCCCCGGCCAGCTCAACGCCGACCTCCGCAAGCTCGCCGTCAACATGGTGCCCTTCCCCCGCCTGCACTTCTTCATGCCGGGCTTCGCCCCCctcaccagcagggggagccagCAGTACCGCGCCCTCACCGTGCCCGAGCTGACCCAGCAGGTGTTCGACGCCAAGAACATGATGGCCGCCTGCGACCCGCGCCACGGCCGCTACCTCACCGTGGCCGCCGTGTTCCGCGGGCGCATGTCCATGAAGGAGGTGGACGAGCAGATGCTCAACGTGCAGAACAAGAACAGCAGCTACTTCGTCGAGTGGATCCCCAACAACGTGAAGACGGCCGTGTGCGACATCCCGCCCCGGGGGCTCAAGATGGCCGTCACCTTCATCGGCAACAGCACGGCCATCCAGGAGCTGTTCAAGCGCATCTCCGAGCAGTTCACCGCCATGTTCCGCCGCAAGGCCTTCCTGCACTGGTACACGGGCGAGGGCATGGACGAGATGGAGTTCACCGAGGCCGAGAGCAACATGAACGACCTGGTGTCCGAGTACCAGCAGTACCAGGACGCCACGGCCGAGGAGGAGGGCGAGttcgaggaggaggtggaggaggatgccTAG